A region from the Salvia miltiorrhiza cultivar Shanhuang (shh) unplaced genomic scaffold, IMPLAD_Smil_shh fragScaff_scaffold_61, whole genome shotgun sequence genome encodes:
- the LOC131003041 gene encoding protein RADIALIS-like 6 isoform X1, which translates to MASSSMTWTPKQNKQFEEALAMYDRDTPRRWHNIARAVGGKTPEEVRRHYEALEKDIIKIETDQVPIPNYTTIANARMSRAGL; encoded by the exons ATGGCATCAAGCTCTATGACATGGACGCCAAAGCAGAACAAGCAATTCGAGGAAGCCCTAGCCATGTACGACAGGGACACACCACGCCGTTGGCATAACATTGCTAGAGCCGTTGGTGGGAAGACCCCAGAGGAGGTCCGGAGGCACTACGAGGCCTTAGAGAAGGATATTATCAAAATTGAAACGGATCAAGTGCCCATACCTAATTACACAACCATAGCCAATGCTAGAATGAGCAGAG CAGGCTTATGA
- the LOC131003041 gene encoding protein RADIALIS-like 6 isoform X2, which produces MASSSMTWTPKQNKQFEEALAMYDRDTPRRWHNIARAVGGKTPEEVRRHYEALEKDIIKIETDQVPIPNYTTIANARMSRGL; this is translated from the exons ATGGCATCAAGCTCTATGACATGGACGCCAAAGCAGAACAAGCAATTCGAGGAAGCCCTAGCCATGTACGACAGGGACACACCACGCCGTTGGCATAACATTGCTAGAGCCGTTGGTGGGAAGACCCCAGAGGAGGTCCGGAGGCACTACGAGGCCTTAGAGAAGGATATTATCAAAATTGAAACGGATCAAGTGCCCATACCTAATTACACAACCATAGCCAATGCTAGAATGAGCAGAG GCTTATGA